One Streptomyces drozdowiczii DNA segment encodes these proteins:
- a CDS encoding LacI family DNA-binding transcriptional regulator, with the protein MTVTLADVAARARVSPATVSRVLNGNYPVAASTRERVLRAVDDLDYVLNGQASALAAATSDLVGVLVNDIADPFFGIMAGAAQTEIGGPGDGSGRAGGEKLAVVCNTGGSPARELTYLTLLQRQRAAAVVLTGGAVEDPEHQVAMAAKLAKLAEAGTRVVLCGRPPLPDGASVVAALAFDNEGGARRLTAHLLSLGHRRIGYVAGPLERTTTRHRLAGHREAMRGAGAAGDEDRLTVHGSYDRGSGYDATVELLRREPEITAVVAANDTVALGAAAAIRDRGLRIPEDISVAGFDDLPFSVDVVPALTTVRLPLFEAGARAGRLAMGKEDPPPGGIALIPAELMVRGSTAAPRG; encoded by the coding sequence ATGACAGTCACCCTGGCGGACGTGGCGGCCCGCGCCCGGGTGTCCCCGGCCACCGTCTCCCGTGTGCTGAACGGCAATTACCCGGTGGCGGCGTCCACCCGGGAACGGGTGCTGCGCGCGGTGGACGATCTGGACTACGTGCTGAACGGGCAGGCCAGCGCCCTGGCGGCGGCCACGTCCGACCTGGTCGGCGTCCTCGTCAACGACATCGCGGACCCGTTCTTCGGGATCATGGCGGGCGCCGCGCAGACCGAGATCGGCGGGCCCGGCGACGGGTCCGGGCGGGCGGGCGGCGAGAAACTGGCGGTCGTCTGCAACACCGGCGGCTCCCCCGCCCGCGAGCTGACCTATCTCACGCTGCTCCAGCGCCAGCGCGCCGCCGCCGTGGTCCTCACCGGGGGCGCGGTGGAGGATCCGGAGCACCAGGTGGCGATGGCCGCGAAGCTCGCCAAGCTCGCGGAGGCGGGGACCCGGGTCGTGCTCTGCGGCCGGCCCCCGCTGCCGGACGGGGCGTCCGTGGTGGCCGCGCTGGCCTTCGACAACGAGGGCGGCGCCCGGCGCCTCACCGCCCATCTGCTCTCCCTGGGCCACCGCCGGATCGGCTATGTCGCGGGCCCGCTGGAACGGACCACCACCCGCCACCGGCTGGCCGGCCACCGGGAGGCGATGCGCGGGGCGGGGGCGGCCGGGGACGAGGACCGGCTGACCGTGCACGGCTCGTACGACCGGGGCTCCGGCTATGACGCCACGGTCGAACTCCTGCGCCGTGAACCGGAGATCACCGCCGTCGTCGCCGCGAACGACACCGTGGCGCTCGGCGCGGCGGCGGCCATCCGCGACCGGGGGCTGCGCATCCCGGAGGACATCTCGGTGGCCGGCTTCGACGACCTGCCGTTCTCCGTGGACGTGGTCCCGGCCCTGACGACCGTGCGGCTGCCGCTCTTCGAGGCGGGGGCGCGGGCGGGCCGGCTGGCCATGGGCAAGGAGGACCCGCCGCCGGGCGGCATCGCGCTGATCCCGGCCGAGCTGATGGTGCGCGGCTCGACGGCGGCGCCCCGGGGGTGA
- a CDS encoding sugar phosphate isomerase/epimerase family protein has translation MKLAFSTLGVPGLPMPEVVRLAAENGYQGVELRAHPEEPVHLGLGQAERAAVRAEFERGGVEILGVAGYAKVAAEGYDQPVLDELAALTELARDLGASYVRVFPGAGEWDPEEADAAAARRLGAAAPYATDLGVRILLETHDSHRAGADVARVAGTVGHKSIGALWDVMHTWLAGEEPVASHAVLAPHLGYVQVKDIASADDTTPLALGAGVLPLRACLDTLDPDGWVCWEYEKRWYPEAAELPGLLAAGREHLLRLGAPKQ, from the coding sequence GTGAAGCTCGCTTTCTCCACCCTCGGCGTACCGGGGCTGCCCATGCCCGAGGTCGTCCGGCTGGCCGCCGAGAACGGCTACCAGGGGGTCGAGCTGCGCGCCCACCCCGAGGAGCCGGTGCACCTGGGTCTCGGGCAGGCCGAACGGGCCGCCGTGCGCGCGGAGTTCGAGCGCGGCGGGGTCGAGATCCTGGGTGTGGCGGGGTACGCGAAGGTCGCCGCCGAGGGGTACGACCAGCCGGTCCTGGACGAACTGGCCGCGCTGACCGAGCTGGCCCGGGACCTGGGCGCGAGTTACGTCCGGGTGTTCCCCGGCGCCGGTGAATGGGACCCGGAGGAGGCCGACGCGGCCGCCGCGCGCAGGCTCGGGGCGGCTGCCCCGTACGCCACCGACCTGGGCGTACGCATCCTGCTGGAGACCCACGACTCGCACCGGGCGGGGGCCGACGTGGCCCGGGTGGCGGGGACGGTGGGGCACAAGAGCATCGGTGCGCTGTGGGACGTCATGCACACCTGGCTGGCGGGCGAGGAGCCGGTGGCCAGTCACGCGGTGCTGGCCCCGCACCTCGGCTACGTACAGGTGAAGGACATCGCGTCGGCGGACGACACCACGCCGCTCGCGCTCGGGGCCGGGGTGCTGCCGCTGCGGGCGTGCCTGGACACGCTGGACCCGGACGGCTGGGTCTGCTGGGAGTACGAGAAGCGCTGGTACCCGGAGGCGGCGGAGCTGCCGGGGCTGCTGGCCGCGGGGCGCGAGCACCTGCTGCGGCTGGGCGCGCCCAAGCAGTAA
- a CDS encoding EamA family transporter, whose protein sequence is MRPLHLALAALVAAVWGVNFVVIELGLDHFPPLLFSALRFLAAALPAVFFVGRPKVAWKWIVGVGLALGVAKFGLLFIGMDRGMGAGLSSLVLQVQAVFTALFAALALGERPGRTKLLGMAVALAGIGVAAVDEGASGPVLAFVLVIAAAACWGVSNVLTRKAAPPDPLNFMVWVSTVPVLPLLGLSLLFEGGHRDRAALAGLDWSGAGALLFVAWIATVFGFGAWGFLLSRYPASSVAPFTLLVPVFGMSSAALVLGESVSPLRWCAAALLVGGVALTSLTGTRRAPAPEPAPA, encoded by the coding sequence ATGCGTCCCCTTCACCTCGCCCTGGCCGCCCTGGTGGCAGCCGTCTGGGGCGTCAACTTCGTCGTCATCGAGCTGGGTCTCGACCACTTCCCGCCGCTCCTCTTCTCGGCCCTCCGCTTCCTGGCCGCCGCCCTCCCGGCCGTCTTCTTCGTCGGACGCCCCAAGGTCGCCTGGAAGTGGATCGTCGGGGTCGGGCTGGCCCTCGGGGTCGCCAAGTTCGGGCTGCTCTTCATCGGTATGGATCGGGGGATGGGCGCCGGGCTCTCCTCGCTCGTGCTCCAGGTCCAGGCCGTGTTCACCGCGCTCTTCGCGGCCCTCGCGCTGGGCGAACGGCCCGGTCGCACCAAGCTCCTGGGCATGGCGGTGGCGCTCGCCGGGATCGGGGTCGCGGCGGTGGACGAGGGCGCGAGCGGGCCCGTGCTCGCCTTCGTCCTGGTGATCGCGGCGGCGGCCTGCTGGGGCGTGTCCAACGTGCTGACCCGCAAGGCCGCCCCGCCCGACCCGCTCAACTTCATGGTGTGGGTGTCGACCGTGCCCGTCCTGCCGCTGCTCGGGCTCTCCCTGCTCTTCGAGGGCGGGCACCGCGACCGCGCGGCGCTGGCCGGGCTCGACTGGAGCGGGGCCGGGGCCCTCCTCTTCGTCGCCTGGATCGCCACGGTCTTCGGCTTCGGCGCGTGGGGCTTCCTGCTCAGCCGCTACCCGGCGTCCTCCGTCGCCCCCTTCACCCTGCTGGTGCCCGTCTTCGGGATGTCCTCGGCCGCGCTGGTGCTCGGCGAGTCGGTGAGCCCGCTGCGGTGGTGCGCGGCGGCGCTCCTGGTCGGCGGGGTGGCGCTCACCTCGCTGACCGGGACGCGCCGCGCGCCCGCCCCGGAACCCGCACCCGCCTGA
- a CDS encoding glycoside hydrolase family 3 protein: MHHRTSRRTLLTATAATAVAAAAGMATAPAALASQGSAHSSHTSAATTKRLKRLISRMSLEEKVGQLFVMRVYGHSATDPDQADIDANLAEIGVRTAAEMIAKYHVGGIIYFAWAHNTRDPHQIAELSNGIQRAGLAGPSRLPLLISTDQEHGIVCRVGEPATLMPGAMALGAGGSHSDARRAGQIAGAELAAIGINQNYAPDADVNVNPANPVIGVRSFGSDPQAVADMVAAQVKGYQSAGIASTAKHFPGHGDTSTDSHTGLPVIGHTREQWAELDAPPFRAAIAAGIDSIMTAHIVVPALDPAEDPATLSKPILTGILREELGYDGVVVTDSLGMEGVRTKYGDDRVPVLALQAGVDQLLNPPSLDVSWNALLAAVKSGEVSEARLDESILRILRLKTKLGLFERPFVTGREVNRTVGTREHLAAADRIAEHTTTLLANEGRLLPLSRRSHRNLLVVGADPASPSGTTGPPTTTLAEAFDELGFAATALSTGTAPTKAAIDAAVAAAKGKDAVVVGTYNVSATSSQRTLVSALAATGVPVVTVAIRNPYDIAQLAGTGHRAHLAAYSWTDVELRAAARVIAGRARPEGRLPVPVQRADDPSKVLYPVGYGLKY, translated from the coding sequence GTGCACCACCGCACCTCCAGACGCACCCTCCTCACCGCCACCGCCGCCACCGCCGTCGCGGCGGCAGCGGGCATGGCGACCGCCCCGGCTGCCCTCGCCTCCCAGGGCTCCGCGCACAGCAGCCACACCTCCGCCGCCACGACCAAGCGGCTGAAGCGGCTCATCTCCCGGATGAGCCTGGAGGAGAAGGTCGGCCAGCTCTTCGTCATGCGGGTCTACGGGCACTCCGCCACCGACCCGGACCAGGCCGACATCGACGCCAACCTCGCCGAGATCGGGGTGCGTACGGCCGCCGAGATGATCGCCAAGTACCACGTCGGCGGGATCATCTACTTCGCCTGGGCGCACAACACCCGCGACCCGCACCAGATCGCCGAACTGTCCAACGGCATCCAGCGCGCGGGCCTCGCGGGCCCGTCCCGCCTGCCGCTGCTGATCTCCACCGACCAGGAGCACGGCATCGTCTGCCGCGTCGGCGAACCGGCCACCCTGATGCCGGGCGCGATGGCGCTGGGCGCGGGCGGTTCGCACTCCGACGCGCGCAGGGCCGGGCAGATCGCGGGCGCCGAGCTGGCTGCGATCGGCATCAACCAGAACTACGCGCCGGACGCCGACGTCAACGTGAACCCGGCCAACCCGGTCATCGGCGTCCGCTCCTTCGGCTCGGACCCGCAGGCCGTGGCGGACATGGTCGCCGCGCAGGTGAAGGGGTATCAGAGCGCCGGGATCGCCTCCACGGCCAAGCACTTCCCGGGCCACGGCGACACCAGCACCGACAGCCACACGGGCCTGCCGGTCATCGGCCACACCCGGGAGCAGTGGGCGGAGCTGGACGCGCCCCCGTTCCGGGCGGCGATCGCGGCGGGCATCGACTCGATCATGACCGCGCACATCGTGGTGCCCGCGCTCGACCCGGCCGAGGACCCGGCGACCCTCTCGAAGCCGATCCTCACCGGCATCCTGCGCGAGGAGCTGGGCTACGACGGGGTCGTGGTCACCGACTCGCTCGGCATGGAGGGCGTACGCACGAAGTACGGGGACGACCGGGTGCCGGTGCTCGCGCTCCAGGCCGGCGTGGACCAGCTGCTGAACCCGCCGAGCCTGGACGTCTCGTGGAACGCGCTGCTGGCGGCCGTCAAGAGCGGTGAGGTCAGCGAGGCCCGGCTCGACGAATCGATCCTGCGCATCCTGCGCCTGAAGACGAAGCTGGGGCTCTTCGAGCGCCCCTTCGTCACCGGGCGCGAGGTGAACCGCACGGTCGGCACCCGGGAGCATCTGGCCGCCGCCGACCGGATCGCCGAACACACGACGACCCTGCTGGCCAACGAGGGCCGGCTGCTGCCGTTGTCCCGCCGCTCGCACCGGAACCTGCTGGTGGTGGGCGCCGACCCGGCCTCGCCCTCGGGCACCACGGGCCCGCCGACGACGACGCTGGCCGAGGCGTTCGACGAGCTGGGCTTCGCCGCGACCGCGCTGTCCACCGGGACCGCGCCCACCAAGGCGGCCATCGACGCGGCGGTGGCTGCGGCGAAGGGCAAGGACGCCGTGGTCGTGGGGACGTACAACGTCTCGGCGACCAGCTCGCAGCGCACCCTGGTCAGCGCGCTGGCGGCGACGGGCGTCCCGGTGGTCACGGTCGCCATCCGCAATCCGTACGACATCGCGCAGTTGGCGGGTACGGGGCACAGGGCGCACCTGGCCGCGTACTCCTGGACCGACGTCGAGCTGCGCGCGGCGGCCCGGGTGATCGCGGGCCGGGCCCGGCCGGAGGGCCGGCTCCCGGTCCCGGTGCAGCGGGCGGACGACCCGTCGAAGGTGCTGTACCCGGTGGGGTACGGGCTGAAGTACTGA
- a CDS encoding LysR family transcriptional regulator codes for MLDLARLRALHAVSVHGSVAGAAAALGYTPSAVSQQITKLERETRTTLLERRGRGVALTEEAVHLVAAAQQLLAIVERAETSLEERRGLPTGRLSVGAFASAARGLLPGVLADLDREHPGLDVRMTEVDPHLSVDLVAKGVIDLAVAHDWDIAPLPAPEGVEQAVIGDDLCDLLVPAGHRLAGRDGVRRAELARERWICQPPGTVCHDWLVRTLRAAGYEPDIRHQAEENHTQLALLAAGLGVAMIPRLGRGPLPEGVVAVRMDPVPVRRLYALWRTGAARRPAITAAVAALQGHGARVGLRWARGT; via the coding sequence ATGCTCGATCTCGCCCGGCTGCGCGCGCTGCACGCGGTCTCCGTCCACGGGTCCGTCGCGGGGGCGGCGGCGGCCCTCGGCTACACCCCGTCGGCGGTCTCGCAGCAGATCACCAAGCTGGAGCGGGAAACCCGCACGACCCTGCTCGAACGGCGCGGGCGGGGCGTCGCGCTGACCGAGGAGGCCGTCCATCTGGTGGCTGCCGCCCAGCAGTTGCTGGCGATCGTGGAGCGCGCGGAGACCTCGTTGGAGGAGCGCCGGGGGCTGCCGACGGGGCGGCTCTCGGTGGGCGCGTTCGCCTCGGCGGCGCGCGGGCTGCTGCCGGGGGTGCTGGCGGATCTGGACCGGGAGCACCCGGGGCTCGACGTCCGGATGACCGAGGTGGACCCGCATCTGTCGGTGGACCTGGTCGCGAAGGGCGTGATCGATCTGGCCGTGGCGCACGACTGGGACATCGCCCCGCTGCCCGCCCCGGAGGGCGTGGAGCAGGCGGTGATCGGGGACGACCTGTGCGACCTGCTCGTCCCGGCGGGGCACCGGCTGGCGGGGCGGGACGGGGTGCGGCGCGCGGAGCTGGCGCGGGAGCGGTGGATCTGCCAGCCGCCGGGGACGGTCTGCCACGACTGGCTCGTACGGACGCTGCGCGCGGCGGGCTACGAGCCGGACATCCGGCACCAGGCGGAGGAGAACCACACCCAGCTCGCCCTGCTCGCCGCCGGTCTCGGGGTCGCGATGATCCCCCGGCTCGGGCGCGGGCCGCTGCCGGAGGGCGTGGTGGCGGTGCGGATGGACCCGGTGCCGGTGCGGCGGCTGTACGCGCTGTGGCGTACGGGGGCGGCCCGGCGGCCCGCGATCACGGCGGCGGTCGCGGCGCTCCAGGGGCACGGGGCGCGGGTGGGGCTGCGGTGGGCGAGGGGCACCTGA
- a CDS encoding S28 family serine protease, whose protein sequence is MRKAFRGILSLAVLIGTVSATGASAGAATAAVPAPLGAAVSDSGTSTDIKDRILAIPGMSLIEEKPYAGYRYFVLNYTQPVDHRHPSKGTFQQRITLLHKDTSRPTVFFTSGYNVSTNPSRSEPTRIIDGNQVSLEYRYFTPSRPSPADWSKLDIWQAASDQHRVFTALKRIYAKNWLTTGGSKGGMTATYYERFYPKDMDGVVAYVAPNDVVNDEDSAYDRFFAKVGTKECRDKLSGVQREALIRRAPLEKKYARYAADNGYTFDTVGSLDKAYEAVVMDYVWAFWQYSLLADCDTLPADAKKATDQEIWDSVDGISGFSAYTDQSLADYTPYYYQAGTQLGSPDIKQPWLGRLSRYGYQPPRTFVPRSIPMRFQPGVMRDVDSWVKHHATHMLYVYGENDPWGAERFRLGAGARDSYVFTQPGGNHGSNVAGLVPSENATATAAILRWAGVAPAAVQQDESKAKPLAKFDARLDNKDRPTDHRLGVRRP, encoded by the coding sequence ATGCGCAAGGCGTTCAGAGGAATCCTGTCGCTCGCGGTGCTCATCGGCACGGTGAGTGCGACGGGTGCCTCGGCCGGGGCGGCCACCGCCGCCGTACCGGCCCCGCTCGGTGCCGCCGTGAGCGACAGCGGAACGAGCACGGACATCAAGGACCGCATCCTGGCCATCCCGGGCATGAGTCTCATCGAGGAGAAGCCCTACGCGGGCTACCGCTACTTCGTCCTCAACTACACCCAGCCGGTCGACCACCGCCACCCGTCCAAGGGAACGTTCCAGCAGCGGATCACCCTGCTGCACAAGGACACCTCGCGCCCCACGGTGTTCTTCACCAGTGGGTACAACGTCTCCACCAACCCCAGCCGCTCCGAGCCCACCCGGATCATCGACGGCAACCAGGTCTCGCTGGAGTACCGCTACTTCACCCCGTCGCGGCCCTCGCCCGCCGACTGGTCCAAGCTGGACATCTGGCAGGCGGCGAGCGACCAGCACCGGGTCTTCACCGCGCTCAAGCGGATCTACGCCAAGAACTGGCTGACCACCGGCGGTTCCAAGGGCGGCATGACCGCCACGTACTACGAGCGCTTCTACCCGAAGGACATGGACGGCGTCGTCGCCTATGTCGCCCCCAACGACGTGGTGAACGACGAGGACTCGGCGTACGACCGGTTCTTCGCGAAGGTCGGCACCAAGGAGTGCCGGGACAAGCTGAGCGGCGTCCAGCGCGAGGCTCTGATCCGCCGGGCGCCACTGGAGAAGAAGTACGCGCGCTACGCGGCCGACAACGGCTACACCTTCGACACCGTCGGCTCGCTGGACAAGGCGTACGAGGCCGTCGTCATGGACTACGTCTGGGCGTTCTGGCAGTACAGCCTGCTCGCCGACTGCGACACCCTCCCGGCCGACGCGAAGAAGGCCACCGACCAGGAGATCTGGGACTCGGTCGACGGGATCTCCGGCTTCTCCGCCTACACCGACCAGAGCCTGGCCGACTACACGCCGTACTACTACCAGGCGGGCACCCAGCTCGGTTCGCCCGACATCAAGCAGCCCTGGCTCGGCAGGCTGAGCCGCTACGGCTACCAGCCGCCGCGCACTTTCGTGCCGCGCTCCATCCCGATGAGGTTCCAGCCCGGCGTGATGCGGGACGTCGACAGCTGGGTGAAGCACCACGCCACGCACATGCTGTACGTATACGGCGAGAACGACCCGTGGGGCGCGGAGCGCTTCCGGCTCGGGGCGGGCGCCCGCGACAGCTATGTGTTCACCCAGCCCGGCGGGAACCACGGCTCCAACGTCGCGGGCCTCGTGCCCTCGGAGAACGCGACGGCCACGGCCGCGATCCTGCGCTGGGCGGGCGTCGCCCCGGCCGCCGTCCAGCAGGACGAGTCCAAGGCGAAGCCGCTCGCGAAGTTCGACGCGCGGCTCGACAACAAGGACCGGCCGACCGACCACCGCCTCGGCGTCCGGCGCCCGTGA